In Paenibacillus kyungheensis, the following are encoded in one genomic region:
- a CDS encoding MarR family winged helix-turn-helix transcriptional regulator: MQELESIGFVLGTTYRKVSQSLAVHLKEHDITPEQWSVLYYVCAQEGMNQKVLASHVYKDQPTTARILDVLHRKNLIRKETDPHDRRAFLVYPQPAGRELMETIYAIEQKHNQDLTDLLTPEQFKELHHLLHLLRNKLEIDPDTHETLNSKV, translated from the coding sequence ATGCAAGAGTTAGAATCGATCGGTTTTGTATTAGGAACGACCTACCGCAAAGTCAGTCAGTCGCTGGCCGTTCATTTAAAAGAACATGATATTACCCCTGAGCAATGGAGTGTTCTATATTATGTATGTGCCCAAGAAGGAATGAATCAGAAAGTACTGGCTTCGCATGTATACAAAGATCAACCCACTACCGCTCGTATTTTGGATGTATTGCATCGCAAAAATTTAATTCGTAAAGAAACAGATCCGCATGATCGAAGAGCTTTTCTTGTCTATCCTCAACCTGCCGGACGTGAACTTATGGAAACAATATATGCAATTGAGCAAAAACATAATCAAGATTTAACCGATCTGCTTACACCAGAGCAATTCAAAGAACTGCATCATTTACTGCATTTGTTACGCAACAAACTAGAGATAGATCCTGATACACATGAGACACTGAACAGTAAAGTATAG